In Ptychodera flava strain L36383 chromosome 17, AS_Pfla_20210202, whole genome shotgun sequence, one genomic interval encodes:
- the LOC139116511 gene encoding monocarboxylate transporter 12-like — protein sequence MAAGVLASLGIFASAFTTKLYQLYITYGLISGIGLGLTYVLYIEIVSIYFNKRFSVAIGLALQGTGAGQLFFSIVTQMLVDQYGWRGTLLILSGMVSNACVVGALLRPLKVGYSNKPRGSELRGDESEEIESYEHGDRDVNTDKKSSQSETNELPSSCDMLAENDDANDSGPNRLFPGCLKSCLIAVYDFSLFKSPMFVVIGIIVVAQGCGTTASNVHIVRRARDYGISDTQSAYIPAAMGLAQMVGQTCIGAVSHVKKISKFIPYTLCMFLAGISLILGIYIRNFTAQIVFIVVFGICNGGYIVLNSIMAKLLFGSDRLGHAMSLLNVMQGMVSLFFSPLGGWIRDSSNIYDGYYWLAGGLEIFASVLAATLPLVDRISKRGQCERKSQSEDADADMKVAHKLNE from the exons ATGGCAGCAGGTGTATTGGCGTCATTAGGAATTTTTGCCAGCGCTTTCACGACAAAGCTGTATCAATTATATATCACCTATGGATTGATTTCGG GAATTGGACTTGGTCTCACATATGTGTTGTACATTGAAATAGTGAGTATATATTTTAACAAGCGTTTTTCCGTTGCTATCGGACTAGCTTTGCAAGGGACGGGCGCTGGACAGTTGTTTTTTAGCATCGTGACTCAAATGTTGGTCGACCAATACGGCTGGAGGGGAACACTGCTGATTCTATCCGGAATGGTGTCGAATGCGTGTGTAGTTGGCGCCCTCCTGCGACCGTTGAAAGTTGGATATTCAAATAAACCGCGTGGCTCTGAACTAAGGGGGGATGAGAGTGAAGAAATTGAATCATACGAACATGGTGATAGGGATGTTAACACAGACAAGAAGAGCTCACAATCGGAGACTAATGAGCTTCCAAGTTCATGTGACATGTTAGCCGAAAATGATGACGCGAACGATTCAGGACCTAACAGACTTTTTCCAGGCTGCTTGAAGTCGTGTCTGATTGCAGTATACGATTTCTCATTATTCAAGTCACCAATGTTTGTAGTGATTGGTATTATCGTGGTCGCACAGGGTTGTGGAACAACTGCAAGTAACGTACACATT GTAAGACGAGCACGTGATTACGGCATCTCTGATACCCAAAGTGCATACATACCGGCTGCCATGGGATTGGCGCAGATGGTTGGACAAACGTGTATCGGTGCTGTTAGTCACGTGAAAAAAATCTCTAAGTTTATACCTTATACTCTGTGCATGTTTCTGGCCGGTATATCCTTAATATTGGGCATTTACATAAGAAACTTTACAG CCCAGATCGTCTTTATCGTCGTATTTGGTATATGTAATGGCGGATATATTGTACTCAATTCCATCATGGCGAAGTTATTGTTCGGAAGTGACAGACTGGGGCATGCCATGTCTCTACTAAACGTCATGCAAGGAATGGTGTCGCTATTTTTCAGTCCGCTAGGAG GTTGGATACGCGATAGTTCCAACATTTACGATGGATATTATTGGTTAGCTGGAGGTCTGGAAATATTTGCATCTGTCCTAGCCGCGACACTTCCACTAGTGGATCGAATTAGCAAGCGAGGTCAATGTGAAAGAAAGTCGCAATCGGAAGATGCAGATGCAGACATGAAGGTGGCACACAAGTTAAACGAATGA